From a single Brassica napus cultivar Da-Ae chromosome C9, Da-Ae, whole genome shotgun sequence genomic region:
- the LOC111211126 gene encoding homeobox-leucine zipper protein REVOLUTA, with product MEMAVANHRERSSDSMNRHLDSSGKYVRYTAEQVEALERVYAECPKPSSLRRQQLIRECSILANIEPKQIKVWFQNRRCRDKQRKEASRLQSVNRKLSAMNKLLMEENDRLQKQVSQLVCENGYMKQQLTTVVNDPSCDSVVTTPQHSLRDANSPAGLLSIAEETLAEFLSKATGTAVDWVQMPGMKPGPDSVGIFAISQRCSGVAARACGLVSLEPVKIAEILKDRPSWFRDCRSLEVFTMFPAGNGGTIELVYMQTYAPTTLAPARDFWTLRYTTSLDNGSFVVCERSLSGSGAGPNAASASQFVRAEMLSSGYLIRPCDGGGSIIHIVDHLNLEAWSVPDVLRPLYESSKVVAQKMTISALRYIRQLAQESNGELVYGLGRQPAVLRTFSQRLSRGFNDAVNGFGDDGWSTMHCDGAEDIIVAINSTKHLNNMSNSLSFLGGVLCAKASMLLQNVPPAVLIRFLREHRSEWADFNVDAYSAATLKAGSFAYPGMRPTRFTGSQIIMPLGHTIEHEEMLEVVRLEGHSLAQEDAFMSRDVHLLQICTGIDENAVGACSELIFAPINEMFPDDAPLVPSGFRVIPVDAKTGDAQDLLTANHRTLDLTSSLEVGPTPENASGNSSSSSRCILTIAFQFPFESNLQDNVAGMACQYVRSVISSVQRVAMAISPSGISPSLGSKLSPGSPEAVTLAQWISQSYTHHLGSELLTVDSLGSNDSVLKLLWDHQDAILCCSLKPQPVFMFANQAGLDMLETTLVALQDITLEKIFDESGRKALCSDFAKLMQQGYACLPSGICLSTMGRHVTYEQAVAWKVFAPAASSSENNDGNDNTLHCLAFSFVNWSFV from the exons ATGGAGATGGCGGTGGCGAATCACCGAGAGAGAAGCAGTGATAGCATGAACAGACATCTAGACAGCAGCGGCAAGTACGTCAGGTACACGGCTGAGCAAGTCGAGGCCCTGGAGCGTGTCTACGCCGAGTGTCCTAAGCCGAGCTCGCTCCGGAGACAGCAGTTGATCCGTGAATGTTCCATCTTGGCCAACATCGAGCCTAAGCAGATCAAAGTCTGGTTCCAAAACCGGAG GTGTCGAGATAAGCAGAGGAAAGAGGCGTCGAGGCTACAGAGCGTAAACAGGAAGCTTTCGGCTATGAACAAGCTGTTGATGGAGGAGAACGATAGGTTGCAGAAGCAAGTTTCTCAGCTCGTCTGTGAAAATGGATATATGAAGCAGCAGCTTACTACTGTT GTGAATGATCCAAGCTGTGATTCTGTGGTAACAACTCCTCAGCATTCGCTTAGAGACGCTAATAGTCCTGCTGG ACTGCTCTCGATCGCAGAGGAGACATTGGCAGAGTTCCTATCCAAGGCTACAGGAACTGCTGTTGATTGGGTTCAGATGCCTGGGATGAAG cCTGGTCCGGATTCGGTTGGCATCTTTGCTATTTCGCAAAGATGCAGTGGGGTGGCAGCTCGAGCCTGTGGTCTTGTTAGTTTAGAGCCTGTCAAG attgcAGAGATACTCAAAGATAGGCCATCTTGGTTCCGTGACTGTAGGAGCCTTGAGGTCTTCACTATGTTCCCGGCTGGTAACGGCGGCACTATTGAGCTCGTCTATATGCAG ACATATGCACCAACGACTCTTGCTCCTGCCCGCGATTTCTGGACCCTGAGATACACAACGAGCCTAGACAATGGCAGTTTTGTG gTTTGTGAGAGGTCACTCTCTGGTTCTGGTGCTGGTCCTAACGCTGCATCAGCTTCTCAGTTTGTAAGAGCAGAAATGCTTTCTAGTGGGTATCTAATAAGGCCTTGTGATGGTGGCGGTTCCATTATTCACATTGTCGATCACCTTAATCTTGAG GCTTGGAGTGTTCCTGATGTGCTTCGACCCCTTTACGAGTCATCTAAAGTCGTTGCACAGAAAATGACCATTTCC GCATTGAGGTATATCAGGCAACTAGCTCAGGAATCTAACGGTGAACTAGTGTATGGATTAGGAAGGCAACCTGCTGTTTTAAGAACATTTAGCCAAAGATTAAGCAG GGGTTTTAATGATGCGGTTAATGGGTTTGGTGACGATGGATGGTCTACAATGCATTGTGATGGCGCTGAAGACATAATTGTTGCTATTAACTCCACAAAGCATTTGAATAATATGTCTAATTCTCTTTCCTTCCTTGGAGGTGTCCTTTGCGCCAAGGCTTCTATGCTTCTCCAA AATGTTCCTCCTGCTGTATTGATCCGGTTTCTAAGAGAGCATCGGTCCGAGTGGGCTGACTTCAATGTTGATGCATATTCTGCTGCAACGCTTAAAGCCGGTTCTTTTGCTTATCCGGGAATGAGGCCTACGAGGTTCACCGGGAGCCAAATCATAATGCCTCTAGGACATACCATCGAACACGAAGAA ATGCTTGAAGTTGTTAGACTAGAAGGTCATTCTCTTGCACAAGAAGATGCGTTCATGTCCCGTGATGTCCATCTTCTTCAG ATATGTACTGGGATTGATGAGAATGCTGTTGGAGCATGTTCAGAACTTATATTTGCTCCCATCAATGAGATGTTCCCGGATGATGCTCCACTTGTTCCTTCTGGATTCAGAGTCATACCCGTTGATGCTAAAACG GGAGATGCGCAAGATCTGTTGACCGCTAACCACCGGACGCTAGACTTAACTTCTAGCCTTGAGGTTGGTCCAACACCAGAGAACGCTTCTGGAAACTCTTCTTCTAGCTCAAGATGTATCCTCACCATCGCGTTTCAGTTCCCTTTTGAAAGCAACTTGCAAGACAATGTTGCTGGTATGGCTTGTCAGTACGTGCGGAGTGTGATATCATCAGTTCAACGTGTTGCAATGGCCATCTCACCCTCTGGGATAAGCCCAAGTCTTGGCTCTAAACTCTCCCCGGGGTCTCCTGAAGCTGTTACACTTGCCCAATGGATCTCACAAAGTTACAC TCACCACTTAGGCTCGGAGTTGCTGACGGTTGACTCGCTTGGAAGCAACGACTCGGTATTGAAACTTCTATGGGATCACCAAGATGCCATCTTGTGTTGCTCTTTAAAG CCTCAACCAGTGTTTATGTTCGCGAACCAAGCTGGTTTAGACATGCTAGAGACAACACTTGTAGCCTTACAAGACATTACACTCGAAAAGATCTTTGATGAATCTGGTCGAAAGGCTCTCTGCTCCGATTTCGCCAAGCTAATGCAACag GGATATGCATGCTTGCCTTCAGGAATATGTTTGTCTACGATGGGAAGACATGTGACTTATGAACAAGCTGTTGCTTGGAAAGTGTTTGCTCCTGCTGCATCATCATCTGAAAACAACGACGGCAATGATAATACTTTGCATTGTCTTGCTTTCTCCTTTGTAAACTGGTCGTTTGTgtaa
- the LOC106385097 gene encoding uncharacterized protein LOC106385097, translating into MYSKVLDPEKMGFIRPPAVRKDGDYIESIFGDYSAGKPKPSRKLNSTKFVTVLTFLQFVFAVYATGLLYYMSPSIDLRAKPDFTWATKWADNMRSYIVTPRVVSHIQDSASFLKSSEENIPVVFSPAEVCEYEKIDFSQKKSNDEKMIKMKRELYDDVLDFQKKNLGSESLEELTKMKSKWALNGPKRPKVTVILNHFKRKTLCAQLDSLLHQTMPFHHVWILAFGSPNEASLRRIAGSYNDSRISFISSNYDFKYYGRFQIALQTEADLVYILDDDMIPGKKMLQMLAHVAGTEKYENSVLGSIGRILPFRQKDFTFPSYRKFRSKEAGLYLPDPAYDITLDRILQVDFLSSSWFLSAELVKALFIEKPFTFATGEDLHLSYQLQKYRNAGSFVLPVDPNDKETWGDSEHRLAYVSETTVIFKNIVEVRDNQWWKALSTGYITQWAAMYPQKIDALFYAHSIEEVRALGPLLEKFRTTVGKKAYIAVSGGKFCACEDAASALNWPKVVCNERRFKIFDLEVRAILGVSNSEVPVLQAVYSSMKGIIKIHNPSVVITVADADPNVKKALKMATETNLNGTALVLLPRASISKVLWMADLRSTALPNWNKMRVSVNIITQNRAQSLLRLLRSLSNAYYLGDEIPISFNMDSKVDEETIKVVTTFDWPHGPKTLRRRIIQGGLIRAVSESWYPASDDDFGLLLEDDIEVSPYYYLWIKYSLLAYHYDPQISFPELASISLYTPKIVEVVKERPKWNPTDFFKQIHPHTPYLHQLPCSWGAVFFPKQWREFYVYMNMRFTENAKANPVQIPKSRTNGWQASWKKFLIDMMYLRGYVSLYPNFPNQQSFSTNHMEPGAHIAAKDNVVKHNKTDFEVPLLMDDFRNFLPNQKLPPASKLPSLNLFNMPVSLKGLKAAGAKLGQDVLRCNNVSEIVAVNHQTGLPARCMKF; encoded by the exons ATGTACTCAAAG GTTTTGGATCCTGAGAAAATGGGTTTTATCCGGCCACCGGCGGTGAGAAAAGACGGTGATTATATAGAAAGCATCTTCGGAGACTATTCCGCcggaaaaccaaaaccaagtCGGAAGCTCAACTCCACCAAGTTCGTGACGGTGCTGACGTTTCTTCAGTTCGTATTTGCCGTCTACGCCACTGGACTTCTCTACTACATGAGTCCTTCTATTGACTTGCGGGCCAAACCGGACTTCACTTGGGCCACCAAATGGGCCGATAATATGCGTAGTTACATTGTTACCCCTCGTGTCGTCAGCCATATACAAGACTCTGCCTCCTTTCTGAAATCATCGGAGGAGAATATTCCGGTGGTGTTCTCTCCGGCGGAGGTTTGCGAGTACGAGAAGATTGACTTCTCGCAGAAGAAATCAAACGACGAGAAGATGATCAAGATGAAAAGAGAGCTATACGACGACGTCTTGGACTTCCAGAAGAAGAATCTCGGTTCCGAGAGTTTAGAAGAGCTGACGAAGATGAAATCTAAATGGGCCTTAAACGGGCCCAAGAGACCAAAAGTAACAGTGATCCTAAAccatttcaaaagaaaaacgcTTTGCGCTCAGCTCGATTCTCTCCTCCACCAAACGATGCCGTTTCACCATGTCTGGATTCTGGCCTTCGGGAGCCCCAACGAAGCCTCTCTCCGGCGAATCGCCGGGAGCTACAACGACTCTCGGATCAGCTTCATCAGCTCGAACTACGACTTCAAATACTACGGGAGATTCCAGATCGCGCTTCAAACGGAGGCGGATCTAGTCTACATCCTCGACGACGACATGATTCCGGGGAAGAAGATGCTTCAGATGCTCGCGCACGTCGCGGGGACGGAGAAGTACGAGAACTCGGTCCTGGGAAGCATCGGACGGATTCTTCCTTTCCGGCAGAAGGATTTCACGTTCCCGAGCTACAGGAAGTTCCGATCAAAGGAGGCGGGGCTTTACTTGCCTGATCCGGCGTACGACATCACTCTGGATCGGATCCTCCAGGTTGATTTCTTGTCTAGCTCGTGGTTCTTATCAGCTGAGCTCGTGAAAGCGTTGTTCATCGAGAAACCGTTCACGTTCGCTACTGGCGAAGATCTTCACCTGAG CTATCAGCTTCAGAAGTATAGAAACGCAGGTTCTTTTGTGCTTCCTGTGGATCCAAATGACAAAGAGACGTGGGGAGATAGTGAACATAGACTCGCTTACGTCTCTGAGACCACAGTGATCTTCAAAAACATTGTGGAAGTCAGAGACAACCAATGGTGGAAAGCGCTTTCCACCGGTTACATAACTCAATGGGCTGCAATGTATCCTCAGAAGATCGACGCTCTGTTCTACGCGCATTCGATCGAAGAAGTCAGAGCGCTTGGTCCTTTGCTTGAGAAGTTCAGAACCACTGTTGGTAAAAAGGCTTACATCGCGGTTTCTGGAGGGAAGTTTTGTGCGTGCGAGGATGCTGCCTCGGCTTTGAACTGGCCTAAGGTGGTTTGCAATGAGAGGAGGTTCAAGATTTTTGATTTGGAAGTTCGAGCTATCTTGGGTGTGTCGAACTCGGAGGTGCCTGTTCTGCAAGCTGTGTATTCGAGTATGAAAGGGATTATCAAGATCCATAACCCGAGCGTGGTGATTACGGTAGCTGATGCTGATCCTAATGTCAAGAAAGCTTTGAAAATGGCTACTGAGACGAATCTTAATGGCACTGCATTGGTTCTTCTTCCTAGAGCTTCTATCTCCAAGGTTCTGTGGATGGCTGATTTAAGATCAACAGCTTTGCCAA ACTGGAATAAGATGAGAGTCTCAGTGAACATCATCACACAAAACCGAGCTCAATCTTTACTGAGATTGCTTAGGTCTTTGAGCAATGCATACTACCTTGGCGACGAGATACctatcagcttcaacatggaTAGCAAAGTGGACGAAGAGACGATCAAAGTAGTGACCACATTCGACTGGCCTCACGGACCAAAGACCCTAAGAAGAAGAATCATCCAAGGAGGATTAATCCGAGCCGTGAGTGAGAGTTGGTATCCAGCTTCTGATGATGACTTTGGTCTCTTACTCGAAGACGACATCGAAGTCTCTCCTTACTACTACCTCTGGATCAAATACTCTCTCCTCGCTTACCACTACGACCCTCAAATCTCTTTCCCTGAACTCGCTTCAATCTCTCTTTACACTCCCAAAATCGTCGAGGTCGTTAAAGAGAGACCTAAATGGAACCCAACAGACTTCTTCAAACAGATCCACCCACACACACCTTACCTTCACCAGCTACCGTGCAGCTGGGGAGCTGTCTTCTTTCCAAAGCAATGGAGAGAGTTCTACGTCTACATGAACATGAGATTCACCGAGAACGCGAAAGCCAACCCCGTTCAGATTCCGAAATCAAGAACCAACGGTTGGCAAGCTTCTTGGAAGAAGTTTTTGATCGACATGATGTACCTTAGAGGATACGTTAGTCTCTACCCAAACTTCCCTAATCAGCAGAGCTTCTCGACCAACCACATGGAACCAGGAGCTCACATCGCAGCCAAAGACAACGTGGTGAAACACAATAAAACCGACTTCGAAGTTCCTTTGCTTATGGATGATTTCAGAAACTTCTTACCTAACCAGAAACTCCCTCCGGCTTCAAAGCTTCCATCACTCAACCTCTTTAACATGCCGGTTTCTCTTAAAGGCCTTAAAGCTGCAGGTGCTAAGCTTGGTCAAGACGTTCTTCGTTGCAACAATGTCTCTGAGATTGTTGCCGTCAATCATCAGACAGGTTTACCAGCTAGATGCATGAAATTCTGA
- the LOC125592722 gene encoding uncharacterized protein LOC125592722 yields MENLPQAGDAQGGIDPRADHLRPQRQPQHPPRQARAIGAYDQPHINGHRLGIRAPPVENNNFEIKSGLLNTIENNKYHDAFKLKLFPFSLGDKAHQWEKTLPSDTVTTWDECNRAFLDKFFSTSRTAKIRNEISGKESLLSTFYRGALPQCRNMLDTASNGFFLGRTEEEAEELVENLAKSDSVYSEEHDRVNRSDDQQTKKEIKSLQEKMDLFLSNQAKQEQMNFVGGSNQEVPPKINEYNNYQQRSYSNNQQGGYQQKQNTQQGSYQPRQNTPPGFNNNNNQSTQAQGSSSQAPASDTSVDAMFKKLLDFQAKNEKTMGRQQGALPGKPEQNPKETMKAITLRSGKQLSPRILTKDDEKVDEEILEKIVEAKGKGKVGEEKRTVKHGETVTPTKDSSFVPPPYEPRLPFPGRFKRQLLEKYKTLFEKQMSEVQIIMPIIDAFMLVPQYSKFLKDAVATKKKEMEGMMILTHECSAIIQRLDVPRKLVDPGCFTLPCALGPMIPIGILEDLPLMVGNFEIPTDFVVLEMGEEAQDPLILGRPFLATAGAIVNVRQGKFDLHLGQGNILHFDINEVMKKPTIQNQVFYIDEMNALADELLEELALEDSLQHALTIEREVQVIENKESDAYVKMLDSHKGISGEGQNEELTYEAHHASSATQ; encoded by the exons ATGGAGAATCTGCCTCAAGCTGGTGATGCCCAAGGAGGCATTGATCCAAGAGCTGATCACCTTCGACCACAGCGCCAGCCACAACATCCACCGCGACAAGCTCGcgccattggagcctatgatcAACCTCACATTAATGGTCATAGGTTAGGAATCAGAGCACCAccagtggagaacaacaacttcgaGATCAAATCAGGGCTGCTCAACAccatagagaacaacaagtatcatg atgcttTCAAGTTGAAGctgttccctttctctttgggagacaaggcacACCAATGGGAGAAGACTCTTCCAAGCGACACtgtcaccacttgggatgagtgtAATAGAGCTTTCCTagacaagttcttctctacttcaaggacAGCTAAGATCAGGAACGAAATCTCTGG CAAGGAGAGTTTGCTTAGCACCTTCTACAGAGGAGCTCTACCACAGTGCAGAAACATGCTTGACACTGccagcaatggtttcttcttggggagaaccgaggaagaggcagaggaacTGGTAGAGAACTTGGCTAAGAGTGACTCGGTCTACAGTGAGGAGCATGATAGGGTCAACAGAAGTGATGATCAACAGACAAAGAAAGAGATCAAATCCTTGCAAGAGAAGATGGACTTGTTTCTTTCCAACCAAGCTAAGCAAGAGCAGATGAACTTTGTGGGTGGTTCTAATCAAGAGGTTcctcccaagatcaatgag tacaacaactaccagcaaAGGTCCTACTCTAACAACCAGCAAGGAGGATACCAACAGAAGCAAAACACTCAGCAAGGGAGCTATCAACCTAGACAAAACACccctcctggtttcaacaataacaacaatcaGTCTACTCAGGCTCAAGGAAGTTCTTCCCAAGCTCCAGCTTCAGATACAAGTGTGGAtgcaatgttcaagaaactCTTGGATTTTCAGGCAAAGAATGAGAAGACAATGGG TCGCCAACAAGGGGCATTACCTGGAAAGCCAGAGCAAAATCCCAAGGAAACTATGAAAGCAATCACCCTACGGAGTGGTAAACAGTTATCTCCAAGAATTCTCACCAAGGATG ATGAGAAGGTTGATGAAGAGATTCTAGAAAAGATTGTTGAAGCTAAGGGTAAAGGAAaagttggagaagagaagaggacaGTGAAACATGGTGAAACTGTTACTCCAACAAAGGACtcctcttttgttcctcctccctatgagccaAGGCTACCATTCCCTGGAAGATTCAAAAGACAGCTATTGGAGAAGTACAAGACACTCTTTGAGaaacaaatgagtgaagttcagatcataatgcccatcattgatgctttTATGCTGGTTCCTCAATACAGCAAATTCTTGAAAGATGCTGTAGctacaaagaagaaagagatggagggcatgatgatCCTTACCCACGAGTGCAGTGCCATTATCCAGAGGTTAGATGTTCCAAGGAAGCTAGTGGATCCAGGATGTTTCACCTTACCTTGTGCTCTAGGACCCATG ATTCCTATAGGTATTTTAGAAGACCTCCCCTTGATGGTTGGTAACTTTGAGATCCCtactgattttgttgtgttgGAGATGGGGGAGGAAGCCCAAGACCCTTTGATCCTTGGAAGACCATTCTTAgccacagcaggagctattgtgaATGTTAGACAAGGAAAGTTTGATCTTCATCTTGGACAAGGGAAcattctccactttgacatcaatgaAGTGATGAAGAAGCCAACCATCCAGAACCAAGTTTTCTACATTGATGAAATGAATGCTCTAGCTGATGAGCTTCTAGAGGAGTTGGCACTTGAAGACTctctacagcatgctttaaCAATCGAGAGAGAAGTCCAAGTGATTGAGAACAAGGAAAGTGATGCCTATGTGAAGATGTTGGATTCTCACAAGGGGATTAGTGGTGAAGGTCAGAATGAGGAGCTTACATATGAGGCTCACCATGCTTCCTCGGCCACTCAATAA